One genomic segment of Sminthopsis crassicaudata isolate SCR6 chromosome 4, ASM4859323v1, whole genome shotgun sequence includes these proteins:
- the LOC141566277 gene encoding uncharacterized protein LOC141566277, with translation MDPGNSGIRLKDTAEHNAYIKRLKSQMEDLLTKITTEEQQEACNQAPRRLSPHPLNIARRGSNLELVRMYDSIEYKMPQQELLELQVKLQMEIEKEEKARLLQIEQEEFKPVAETKEGNKRTTWISVVEILLSILLVYLLHCCFKEFIDYSSIEKKFSSFYVQSSGLILNQPLGDFPILLPSASPSWAKGEGGGGKGRAIIPSALPINPFKTPVSSFQKTGVGFMPQGKKELWGIEYNQKSFKNTVQLISKKPYRDKTLQLERVEFYTCKTARIVFGELELLFSYLVDFPLPQVSLISQPPTGTYKTVFMSRMGWKIAVLITRINRQCVIFDPGGKVISDLLIHTPGVQFGIRNSNFDF, from the coding sequence atggacccaggtaactctgggatcagactcaaggacacagctgaacataatgcttatatcaagaggttaaagagccagatggaagatcttttaacaaagatcaccactgaagaacagcaggaagcttgtaatcaagctcccagaaggctatccccacacccattaaatatagctcggagagggagcaacctagagctagtgcgtatgtatgacagtatagagtataaaatgccacagcaagagttgctggaattgcaggttaaactacagatggagatagagaaagaagaaaaagctaggttactacagatagaacaggaagagttcaaaccagtggctgaaactaaggaaggaaataaacgaaccacatggatttcagttgtagaaattcttcttagcattttgttggtttacctcctgcattgttgttttaaggaatttattgattactcttccattgagaagaagtttagttctttttatgtgcaaagctcaggtttgattttaaatcagcctttgggggattttccaattcttcttccctctgcctcaccttcttgggccaagggagaagggggaggaggaaaaggaagggcgataataccatctgcactgcccattaatccattcaaaactcctgtgtcttcatttcaaaagacaggagtaggctttatgccccaaggcaaaaaggaattgtggggtattgagtataatcagaaaagttttaaaaatacagttcagttaatttctaagaaaccttacagggataagaccttgcagttagagagagtggaattttatacttgtaaaactgctaggatagtctttggagagttggaactcctcttttcttacctcgtggattttccacttccacaggtgagcttgatttcccaaccccctacgggtacttataaaacagtgtttatgtctagaatgggttggaaaattgctgttttaatcactagaataaatagacagtgtgtgatctttgacccaggaggaaaagtaatatcagatttattgattcacactcctggagtacaattcggtatcagaaactcaaactttgatttttag